The sequence CTCAGGATGCGGGCAACCTCGGCGTCAATGAGCGTCGCGGTGGACTCGCTGTACGGTCGGCTCGTACCGAAGTATGCTTCGCCGCCGCCCAGCAGCGGATTGCCCTCGGGGGCCAGTGCCACGGGGCCGATTTTTTCACTCATGCCCCAACGAGTCACCATCTGGCGCACGATGCTGGTGGCCTGCTGCATATCGTTTTCAGCCCCGGTAGTTCGGCTGCCAAACACGACTTCCTCCGCGGCCCGGCCGCCCATTGCGCCCACCACTCGGGAACGAAGGTATTGCTCGTCATAATTGTGACGGTCATCCGTGGGCCGCTGGTAGGTGACACCGAGCGCCATTCCGTGCGGCACAATCGTCACCCGGTGCACCGGGTCGGCCTCGGGCATCAATAGACCCAGCAGCGCGTGACCGCCCTCATGGTAGGCCACGCGCTGACGCTCCTCGGCGCTCAATATCAGCGGGCGCGCCGGTCCAAGAACGATCTTCTCGAGCGCGTCCATGAAGTCCATCTGGCGCACCGCGTCCATGCCGCGGTGGGCGGCCAGGAGCGCGGCTTCATTCACGAGGTTTTTCAGGTCGGCGCCCACGAGTCCTGAGGTCGAGGCCGCCAGGTCGTGCAGGTCCACCTCCGGGTTCAATGGCACAGATCGCGTGTGGACGCGCAGGATCGCCTCGCGGCCCACCGTGTCGGGAGCCTGAATAGCGATGCGCCGATCGAATCTGCCGGGCCGCAGAAGCGCCGGGTCAAGCACCTCAGGTCGGTTCGTAGCGGCGAGGACAATCACTCCGCCCTGGGTGCTGAAGCCATCCATCTCAGTCAGGATCTGGTTCAGCGTCTGTTCCTGCTCGCTGTTCCCGCCGCTATAGACGGCTCCGCCCCGCGAGCGACCAATGGCATCGAGCTCATCGATGAAAATGATCGCCGGCGCGGCGGCCTGGGCCTGCCGGAATAGGTCGCGGACCCGGCTGGCGCCGACGCCCACGATCATCTCTACGAATTCACTGGCGCCCATACTGAAGAACGGCACTGCGGCCTCGCCCGCTACGGCCCGGGCGAGCAGGGTCTTGCCCGTTCCCGGAGCGCCCACCAGCAGCACGCCTTTGGGCGCTGTGCCCCCCAGTCGCGTGTACGATCTGGGGTCTTTCAGAAAGTCGACAATCTCGACCAGCTCCGCCTTGGCCTCGTCGATCCCGGCAACGTCATCGAACGTGGCCTTGTTGTCGCCGGGAGCCGTCTGGTCGTACCGCTTCGCTCGACTCTTGCCCAGGCCGAAGATGCCGCCTCCGGCCGACCCCGCGGCGCGACGGGAAAGCCAGATGAAGCCGCCAATCAGGAGGAGC is a genomic window of Gemmatimonadales bacterium containing:
- the ftsH gene encoding ATP-dependent zinc metalloprotease FtsH, yielding VTLAANFVFITFLFPGKPQRVEVSYTLFKQQVVLDNVAEISSRADTIQGSFRSPVPYPPDAEKAAQVSDFSTVQPAFADPGLESLLNEHAVVINAKPVDEVRSPLTTLLFSFGPTLLLIGGFIWLSRRAAGSAGGGIFGLGKSRAKRYDQTAPGDNKATFDDVAGIDEAKAELVEIVDFLKDPRSYTRLGGTAPKGVLLVGAPGTGKTLLARAVAGEAAVPFFSMGASEFVEMIVGVGASRVRDLFRQAQAAAPAIIFIDELDAIGRSRGGAVYSGGNSEQEQTLNQILTEMDGFSTQGGVIVLAATNRPEVLDPALLRPGRFDRRIAIQAPDTVGREAILRVHTRSVPLNPEVDLHDLAASTSGLVGADLKNLVNEAALLAAHRGMDAVRQMDFMDALEKIVLGPARPLILSAEERQRVAYHEGGHALLGLLMPEADPVHRVTIVPHGMALGVTYQRPTDDRHNYDEQYLRSRVVGAMGGRAAEEVVFGSRTTGAENDMQQATSIVRQMVTRWGMSEKIGPVALAPEGNPLLGGGEAYFGTSRPYSESTATLIDAEVARIL